From a region of the Mycolicibacterium sp. MU0050 genome:
- a CDS encoding NAD(P)H-hydrate dehydratase has translation MRYYFTADAIRAAEAPLLAALPEGALMRRAAYGLAVAVARELSARTGGIFGRRVCAVVGSGDNGGDALWAATFLRRRGAAADAVLLNPERAHRAALTAFRSAGGRVVQTVSPATDLVLDGVVGIGASGPLRPDAAAVFAGTDAPVVAVDVPSGIDVHTGAISGPAVRAALTVTFGGLKPVHALADCGRVELVDIGLELPAAELRGFEAEDVAARWPVPGRRDDKYTQGVTGVLAGSHRYPGAAILSAGAAVAAHSGMVRYAGSAAAEVVSHWPEVVATPEAAEAGRVQAWVVGPGLGTDASAEQTLRFALRSDVPVLVDADGLTLLAQHPELVTERTAPTVLTPHAGEFERLAGRPLGDDRVSAARTLAAELGAVVLLKGHVTVIAAPDGPVYLNPAGGSWAATAGSGDVLSGIIGALLAAGLPPVEAAAAAAFVHTRAAALSAADPGPAPAPTSAARILSHIRAALARIL, from the coding sequence ATGCGGTACTACTTCACCGCCGACGCGATCCGCGCCGCCGAAGCACCCCTGCTCGCCGCGCTGCCCGAGGGCGCGCTCATGCGGCGCGCCGCCTACGGTCTGGCCGTCGCGGTCGCCCGCGAACTCAGCGCGCGCACCGGCGGGATCTTCGGGCGTCGGGTCTGTGCCGTCGTCGGTTCCGGCGACAACGGCGGTGACGCCCTGTGGGCCGCGACCTTCCTGCGGCGCCGGGGCGCGGCCGCCGACGCGGTGCTGCTGAATCCGGAGCGCGCCCACCGGGCCGCGCTGACGGCGTTTCGTTCCGCCGGCGGGCGGGTGGTGCAAACCGTCTCCCCGGCAACCGATCTGGTGCTCGACGGCGTGGTGGGCATCGGCGCCAGCGGCCCGCTGCGGCCCGACGCGGCCGCGGTGTTCGCCGGCACCGACGCGCCGGTGGTCGCCGTCGACGTCCCCAGCGGCATCGACGTGCACACCGGGGCGATCTCGGGACCGGCGGTACGGGCGGCGCTGACCGTCACCTTCGGTGGTCTCAAACCCGTGCACGCGCTGGCCGATTGCGGGCGCGTCGAACTCGTCGACATCGGCCTGGAGTTGCCCGCCGCCGAGCTGCGCGGGTTCGAGGCCGAGGACGTCGCGGCCCGCTGGCCCGTACCGGGGCGGCGCGACGACAAGTACACCCAGGGCGTGACCGGCGTGCTGGCCGGGTCACACCGCTACCCGGGGGCGGCCATCCTGTCCGCCGGCGCGGCGGTGGCCGCCCACTCCGGGATGGTGCGGTACGCGGGAAGCGCTGCCGCCGAGGTGGTTTCGCACTGGCCCGAGGTGGTCGCCACGCCGGAGGCGGCCGAGGCCGGCCGGGTGCAGGCCTGGGTCGTCGGCCCCGGGCTGGGCACCGACGCGAGCGCCGAGCAGACCCTGCGTTTCGCCCTGCGGTCCGACGTGCCCGTCCTCGTCGACGCCGACGGACTCACGCTGCTGGCCCAACACCCCGAGCTGGTGACCGAGCGCACCGCGCCGACCGTGCTGACCCCGCACGCCGGCGAATTCGAGCGGCTGGCCGGGCGCCCCCTGGGCGACGACCGGGTGTCCGCGGCGCGCACGCTGGCCGCCGAACTGGGCGCCGTCGTCCTGCTGAAGGGCCACGTCACCGTCATCGCGGCGCCGGACGGTCCGGTGTATCTCAACCCGGCCGGCGGATCCTGGGCGGCCACGGCCGGATCCGGCGATGTGCTCTCCGGCATCATCGGCGCGCTACTCGCCGCCGGCCTGCCGCCGGTGGAGGCCGCTGCCGCAGCAGCATTCGTGCACACCCGCGCGGCCGCGCTGTCGGCCGCCGACCCCGGCCCCGCGCCCGCGCCGACCTCGGCCGCGCGCATCCTGTCCCATATCCGCGCAGCCCTGGCCCGCATCCTCTAG
- a CDS encoding type VII secretion target — protein sequence MGRHEVRVDAAELRTVAEEFERIAETVGRVARLPLSFSAAVAGRDHGADGDAVRRELQRRNADLALWSRAAAEIAVALRAGAARYTDSDRGAAARLG from the coding sequence ATGGGACGACACGAGGTTCGCGTCGATGCCGCTGAACTGCGGACGGTGGCCGAAGAATTCGAACGGATCGCCGAGACGGTGGGGCGGGTGGCGCGGCTGCCGCTGAGCTTCTCGGCCGCGGTCGCCGGCCGCGACCACGGCGCCGACGGGGATGCGGTACGCCGCGAACTGCAACGGCGCAACGCCGATCTCGCGCTCTGGTCGCGTGCGGCCGCCGAGATCGCCGTGGCCCTGCGGGCGGGCGCGGCCCGCTACACCGACTCCGACCGCGGCGCCGCCGCGCGGCTGGGCTGA
- the glmS gene encoding glutamine--fructose-6-phosphate transaminase (isomerizing), with product MCGIVGYVGHRPAREIVVDALRRMEYRGYDSAGVALLDGSGQMTVQRRAGRLANLEQALAETDAEALTGATGMGHTRWATHGRPTDRNAHPHRDAAGKLAVVHNGIIENFAGLREELEADGVEFASDTDTEVAVHLVSRAYKDGATAGDFVGSVFAVLGRLEGHFTLVFAHADEPGTIVAARRSTPLVVGIGDGEMFVGSDVAAFIEHTRNAVELGQDQAVVITADGYRITDFAGNDDAANAREFRIDWDLSAAEKGGYEYFMLKEIAEQPQAVADTLLGHFVDGRIVLDEQRMSDQELREVDKVFIVACGTAYHSGMLAKYAIEHWTRLPVEVELASEFRYRDPVLDRSTLVIAISQSGETADTLEAVRHAKDQKAKVLAICNTNGSQIPRECDAVLYTRAGPEIGVASTKTFLAQIAANYLVGLALAQARGTKYTDEVAREYHELEAMPALVAEVLTRMDAVADIAGRFADSPTVLFLGRHVGYPVALEGALKLKELAYMHAEGFAAGELKHGPIALIEDGLPVIVVMPSPKGTAMLHSKLLSNIREIQARGAVTVVIAEEGDETVRPYADHLIEMPAVSTLFQPLLSTIPLQVFAAAVAQARGYDVDKPRNLAKSVTVE from the coding sequence ATGTGCGGAATCGTCGGTTATGTCGGGCATCGTCCTGCCCGGGAGATCGTGGTCGACGCGCTGCGCCGGATGGAATACCGAGGTTATGACTCCGCGGGCGTGGCGCTGCTGGACGGCAGCGGTCAGATGACCGTGCAGCGTCGGGCCGGGCGGCTGGCCAACCTCGAGCAGGCCCTGGCCGAGACCGACGCCGAGGCCCTGACCGGCGCCACCGGGATGGGGCACACCCGCTGGGCGACCCACGGCCGGCCCACCGACCGCAACGCCCACCCGCACCGCGACGCCGCCGGCAAGCTCGCCGTCGTCCACAACGGCATCATCGAGAACTTCGCCGGGCTGCGCGAGGAGTTGGAAGCCGACGGCGTGGAGTTCGCCAGCGACACCGACACCGAGGTCGCCGTGCACCTGGTGTCCCGGGCCTACAAGGACGGTGCCACCGCCGGCGACTTCGTGGGCTCGGTGTTCGCCGTGCTGGGCCGGCTCGAAGGGCACTTCACGCTGGTGTTCGCGCACGCCGACGAGCCCGGCACCATCGTGGCCGCGCGCCGGTCGACGCCGCTGGTCGTGGGCATCGGCGACGGGGAGATGTTCGTCGGCTCCGACGTCGCCGCGTTCATCGAGCACACCCGCAACGCCGTGGAACTCGGCCAGGACCAGGCCGTCGTGATCACCGCCGACGGCTACCGGATCACGGATTTCGCGGGCAACGACGACGCCGCGAACGCCCGCGAGTTCCGGATCGACTGGGATCTGTCGGCCGCCGAGAAGGGCGGCTACGAGTACTTCATGCTCAAGGAGATCGCCGAACAGCCGCAGGCGGTGGCCGACACCCTGCTGGGCCACTTCGTCGACGGCCGCATCGTGCTCGACGAGCAGCGGATGAGCGATCAGGAACTGCGCGAGGTCGACAAGGTCTTCATCGTCGCCTGCGGCACCGCCTACCACTCCGGGATGCTGGCCAAGTACGCCATCGAGCACTGGACCCGGCTGCCGGTGGAGGTGGAGCTGGCCAGCGAGTTCCGCTACCGCGACCCGGTCCTGGACCGCAGCACGCTGGTGATCGCCATCTCGCAGTCCGGCGAGACCGCGGACACGCTGGAGGCGGTGCGGCACGCCAAGGACCAGAAGGCCAAGGTGTTGGCCATCTGCAACACCAACGGCAGCCAGATCCCGCGGGAATGCGACGCGGTGCTCTACACCCGGGCCGGCCCGGAGATCGGCGTCGCATCCACCAAGACATTCCTGGCGCAGATCGCCGCGAACTACCTCGTCGGGCTGGCGCTGGCGCAGGCCCGCGGCACCAAGTACACCGACGAGGTGGCCCGCGAATATCACGAGCTGGAGGCCATGCCCGCCCTGGTCGCCGAGGTGCTCACCCGGATGGACGCGGTGGCCGACATCGCCGGCCGCTTCGCCGACTCGCCCACCGTGCTGTTCCTCGGCCGCCACGTCGGCTACCCGGTGGCCCTCGAAGGCGCGCTGAAGCTCAAGGAGCTGGCCTACATGCATGCCGAGGGCTTCGCCGCCGGCGAGCTCAAGCACGGCCCGATCGCGCTGATCGAGGACGGGCTGCCGGTGATCGTGGTGATGCCCTCCCCGAAGGGCACGGCGATGCTGCACTCCAAGCTGCTGTCGAACATCCGGGAGATCCAGGCCCGCGGCGCAGTGACCGTGGTGATCGCCGAGGAGGGCGACGAGACGGTGCGGCCCTACGCCGATCACCTGATCGAAATGCCCGCGGTGTCAACGCTTTTCCAGCCGTTACTGTCGACCATCCCGCTGCAGGTGTTCGCCGCCGCGGTGGCCCAGGCCCGCGGGTACGACGTGGACAAGCCCCGCAACCTGGCCAAGTCGGTCACAGTCGAATAA
- a CDS encoding LLM class F420-dependent oxidoreductase produces MRTGIFLGYAGGFREAAEQVVEFEKLGVDIALVPEAYSFDAISQLGYLAAKTSTIELGSGVVPIYTRTPSLLAMSAAGVDYVSDGRFRLGIGTSGPQVVEGFHGVPFDAPMGRTREVVEICRQVWRREKVTYDGRYYQLPLPADRGTGLGKPLQLINHPVRERIPITIAALGPQNVQLTAEIAEGWQPVFYLPEKADEIWGDALRAGFAKRDPALGDLDVMVSASLAIGDDVEERLAWAKPQLALYLGGMGARGKNFYHSLATRYGFGEAADRIQDLFLAGRKEEAVNAVPDELVRSISLVGPRGYVKERIAAFAESGVTTLLVHPLGNERESVRFVEDLVALTS; encoded by the coding sequence ATGCGCACAGGCATCTTTCTGGGATATGCGGGCGGGTTCCGCGAGGCAGCCGAGCAAGTGGTGGAGTTCGAGAAGCTCGGCGTCGACATCGCACTGGTGCCTGAGGCCTACTCCTTCGACGCCATCAGCCAGCTCGGCTACCTGGCCGCCAAGACCTCCACCATCGAGCTCGGGTCGGGCGTGGTGCCCATCTACACTCGGACGCCGTCGCTGCTGGCGATGTCCGCGGCCGGCGTCGACTACGTCTCCGATGGCCGGTTCCGGCTGGGCATCGGCACCTCCGGCCCGCAGGTGGTGGAGGGCTTCCACGGCGTGCCGTTCGACGCACCGATGGGCCGCACCCGGGAGGTCGTGGAGATCTGCCGACAGGTGTGGCGCCGCGAGAAGGTGACCTACGACGGCCGCTACTACCAGCTGCCGCTGCCGGCCGACCGCGGCACCGGTCTGGGCAAACCGCTGCAGCTGATCAACCATCCTGTCCGCGAACGCATTCCGATCACCATCGCCGCGCTGGGACCGCAGAACGTCCAGCTGACCGCCGAGATCGCCGAGGGCTGGCAGCCGGTGTTCTACCTGCCGGAGAAGGCCGACGAGATCTGGGGCGACGCGCTGCGCGCGGGATTCGCCAAGCGCGACCCTGCCCTCGGCGACCTGGACGTCATGGTCTCGGCCAGCCTGGCGATCGGCGACGACGTCGAGGAGCGGTTGGCCTGGGCCAAGCCGCAGCTCGCGCTCTACCTCGGCGGCATGGGCGCCCGCGGCAAGAACTTCTACCACAGCCTGGCCACCCGCTACGGCTTCGGCGAGGCCGCCGATCGGATTCAGGATCTGTTCCTGGCGGGCCGCAAGGAAGAGGCGGTCAACGCGGTCCCTGACGAGCTCGTCCGCAGCATCTCGCTGGTGGGCCCGCGCGGCTACGTCAAGGAGCGGATCGCGGCCTTCGCCGAGTCCGGGGTCACCACCTTGCTGGTGCATCCGCTGGGCAACGAGCGCGAATCGGTGCGCTTCGTCGAGGACCTCGTCGCCCTGACCAGCTGA
- the alr gene encoding alanine racemase, which yields MNRPAAIVDLGAIAHNVAALRECAPSAQVMVVVKADGYGHGAAPVARAALAAGAAELGVATVEEALELRASGITAPVLAWLHPPGTDFAPALRADVQLGVSSLRQLEEVLAAARQTGTSAAVTVKVDTGLNRNGVAAADFPDLVAALGRAVAEGAVRARGIMSHLACADEPAHPTNDLQAKCFTELIAAARRSGVTFEVAHLANSPATLTRPDLAFDMVRPGIAAYGLNPVPQHGDPGLIPAMTLTAPVAMVKAVRRGAGVSYGHTWVADRDTTVALIPLGYADGIFRSLGGRVDVAIRGRRRPSVGRICMDQFVVDLGPGPSDVVEGDTAVLFGPGHSGELTAADWAELLDTIHYEVVTSPRARVTRVYTGTGAP from the coding sequence ATGAACCGACCGGCTGCCATCGTCGACCTGGGCGCCATCGCGCACAACGTCGCCGCGCTGCGCGAATGTGCGCCATCGGCGCAGGTCATGGTCGTCGTCAAGGCGGACGGGTACGGACACGGCGCCGCCCCGGTGGCGCGCGCCGCGCTGGCGGCCGGCGCCGCCGAACTCGGCGTGGCCACCGTCGAGGAGGCCCTGGAGCTGCGTGCGTCGGGGATCACAGCCCCGGTCCTGGCGTGGCTGCACCCACCGGGCACCGATTTCGCCCCCGCGCTGCGTGCCGACGTGCAACTCGGGGTGTCCTCGCTGCGCCAACTCGAGGAGGTGCTGGCCGCCGCGCGGCAGACCGGCACCAGCGCCGCGGTGACGGTCAAGGTCGACACCGGACTGAACCGCAACGGCGTCGCGGCCGCGGACTTCCCCGATTTGGTCGCCGCGCTGGGGCGTGCGGTGGCCGAGGGGGCGGTGCGCGCCCGCGGGATCATGTCCCACCTGGCGTGCGCCGACGAGCCCGCACATCCCACCAACGACCTGCAGGCCAAGTGCTTCACCGAGCTGATTGCGGCCGCGCGCCGCAGCGGCGTGACCTTCGAGGTGGCGCACCTGGCCAACTCGCCGGCCACCCTGACCCGCCCCGACCTCGCCTTCGACATGGTGCGGCCCGGCATCGCGGCCTACGGTCTGAACCCGGTGCCGCAGCACGGCGACCCCGGCCTGATCCCGGCGATGACGCTGACCGCCCCGGTGGCCATGGTCAAGGCTGTGCGCCGCGGCGCCGGGGTGTCCTACGGCCACACCTGGGTCGCCGACCGGGACACCACCGTCGCGCTGATTCCCCTGGGCTACGCCGACGGCATCTTCCGCTCGCTGGGCGGCCGGGTCGACGTGGCGATCCGCGGTCGTCGCCGCCCGAGTGTCGGGCGGATCTGCATGGACCAGTTCGTCGTCGACCTGGGTCCCGGGCCCTCCGACGTCGTCGAGGGCGACACGGCGGTCCTGTTCGGTCCGGGTCATTCGGGGGAGTTGACCGCCGCGGACTGGGCCGAGTTGCTCGACACCATCCACTACGAGGTGGTGACCAGCCCGCGGGCCCGGGTCACCCGCGTCTACACCGGGACCGGTGCGCCGTGA
- a CDS encoding alpha/beta hydrolase, translating into MSARRWLAGAAGLGTVGTVAGVSTARSLTRRTRREDPYAGEDFSLFDTDRSSVVTTPDGVDLAVREVGPADAPMTVVFVHGFCMGMGSFYFQRRDLAPLWGDQVRMVFYDQRGHGRSGIASYRTYTVEQLGRDLETVLTLLAPTGPVVLIGHSMGGMTVLSHARQFPQQYGAHIVGAALISSAAEGLSRSPIGEILQNPALEMARFATRYAPNLLHRGRGAVRTVLAPILQAASFGDDEISPTVANYTEQMIHDTPVKTMVGFLHALGTHDEADGLTTLAALPTLVACGSGDVLTTPEHSAEMAAALPKSELLVIGDAGHLVQLEEPAVINDALARLVHRAGPNKLVALTRRLRDRARSRG; encoded by the coding sequence GTGAGCGCCCGGCGGTGGCTGGCGGGCGCGGCCGGCCTCGGCACGGTGGGGACCGTGGCCGGGGTGTCGACGGCACGCTCCCTGACCCGGCGAACCCGTCGCGAAGACCCCTACGCCGGTGAGGATTTCAGCCTCTTCGACACCGATCGCAGCAGCGTGGTCACCACCCCGGACGGCGTCGATCTCGCGGTACGCGAGGTGGGCCCCGCCGACGCGCCGATGACGGTGGTGTTCGTGCACGGCTTCTGTATGGGCATGGGCTCCTTCTATTTCCAGCGTCGCGATCTGGCCCCGTTGTGGGGGGATCAGGTCCGGATGGTGTTCTACGACCAGCGCGGCCACGGCCGATCCGGTATCGCCTCGTACCGGACCTACACCGTGGAGCAGCTGGGCCGCGACCTCGAGACCGTGCTGACCCTGCTGGCGCCCACCGGGCCGGTGGTCCTGATCGGGCATTCGATGGGCGGCATGACCGTGCTGTCGCACGCTCGGCAGTTCCCGCAGCAGTACGGTGCCCACATTGTCGGGGCTGCCTTGATTTCCTCTGCCGCGGAGGGGCTTTCGCGCTCACCCATCGGCGAGATCCTGCAGAATCCGGCCCTGGAGATGGCCCGGTTCGCCACCCGTTACGCCCCCAACCTGCTGCACCGCGGCCGTGGCGCGGTGCGCACGGTGCTGGCTCCGATCCTGCAGGCGGCCTCGTTCGGTGACGACGAGATCAGCCCGACGGTCGCCAACTACACCGAGCAGATGATCCACGACACCCCGGTGAAGACCATGGTCGGATTCCTGCACGCGCTGGGCACCCACGACGAGGCCGACGGTCTGACCACGCTGGCCGCGCTGCCCACCCTGGTGGCGTGCGGCTCGGGTGACGTGCTGACCACTCCGGAGCATTCCGCGGAAATGGCCGCGGCGCTGCCCAAGTCGGAGCTGTTGGTGATCGGCGATGCGGGTCATCTGGTGCAACTGGAGGAGCCGGCGGTGATCAACGATGCCCTGGCGCGGTTGGTCCACCGGGCCGGCCCGAACAAGCTGGTGGCGCTGACCCGCCGGTTGCGTGATCGGGCGCGCTCCCGTGGTTGA
- a CDS encoding glutamate decarboxylase, whose amino-acid sequence MPNVSRSSSLEPAYTGRLSVSPVPALRLPDESMAPDQAYRFIHDELMLDGSSRLNLATFVTTWMDPEAGELMAETFDKNMIDKDEYPVTAAIEQRCVCMVADLFHAEGLRDDDPSTAIGVSTVGSSEAVMLAGLAMKWRWRQQVGDNPKTGWKTRTPNLVMGSNVQVVWEKFCRYFDVEARYLPMEDGRYVITPEQVTAAVDEDTIGVVAILGTTYTGELEPVAEICAALDELAAKQGPDVPVHVDAASGGFVVPFLHPDLVWDFRLPRVVSINVSGHKYGLTYPGIGFVVWRNAEHLPEELVFRVNYLGGDMPTFTLNFSRSGNQVVGQYYNFLRLGRAGFTEVMRTLSDTARWLSAEIAALPEFEVISDGSAIPVLSFKLKPGTKYTVYDISALLRGYGWQVPAYTMPDNAADVAVLRVVVREGFSANLARALRDDLVEVLAKLEKVGVGGFSDEEHFAH is encoded by the coding sequence ATGCCCAACGTGTCCCGCTCCTCGTCCCTGGAACCCGCCTACACCGGCCGGCTGTCGGTTTCCCCGGTCCCGGCGCTGCGGTTGCCCGACGAGTCGATGGCCCCCGATCAGGCCTACCGGTTCATCCACGACGAGCTGATGCTCGATGGCAGCTCCCGGCTGAACCTCGCCACCTTCGTCACCACCTGGATGGACCCCGAGGCCGGCGAGCTCATGGCCGAGACGTTCGACAAGAACATGATCGACAAGGACGAGTACCCGGTGACCGCGGCCATCGAGCAGCGCTGCGTGTGCATGGTCGCCGACCTGTTCCACGCCGAGGGCCTGCGCGACGACGACCCGTCGACGGCCATCGGGGTGTCCACGGTGGGCTCCAGCGAGGCCGTCATGCTGGCCGGGCTGGCGATGAAGTGGCGCTGGCGCCAACAGGTGGGCGACAACCCCAAGACCGGCTGGAAGACCCGTACCCCCAATCTGGTGATGGGTTCCAACGTGCAGGTGGTGTGGGAGAAGTTCTGCCGCTACTTCGACGTCGAGGCGCGCTACCTGCCGATGGAGGACGGGCGCTACGTGATCACCCCGGAGCAGGTGACCGCCGCGGTCGACGAGGACACCATCGGGGTGGTCGCCATCCTGGGGACCACTTACACCGGCGAGCTGGAGCCCGTCGCCGAGATCTGCGCAGCGCTCGACGAGCTGGCTGCCAAGCAGGGTCCGGACGTCCCGGTGCACGTCGACGCCGCCAGCGGCGGGTTCGTGGTGCCGTTCCTGCACCCGGACCTGGTGTGGGACTTCCGGTTGCCGCGGGTGGTGTCGATCAACGTCAGCGGCCACAAGTACGGCCTGACCTACCCGGGCATCGGGTTCGTGGTGTGGCGCAACGCCGAGCATCTGCCGGAGGAGCTGGTGTTCCGGGTCAACTATCTCGGCGGGGACATGCCGACGTTCACCTTGAACTTCTCCCGGTCGGGCAACCAGGTGGTGGGCCAGTACTACAACTTCCTGCGGCTGGGCCGTGCCGGCTTCACCGAGGTCATGCGCACCCTGTCCGACACGGCGCGGTGGCTGTCCGCCGAAATCGCCGCCCTACCGGAGTTCGAGGTGATCTCCGACGGGTCGGCCATCCCGGTGCTGTCGTTCAAGCTGAAACCGGGCACCAAATACACCGTGTACGACATCTCGGCGTTGCTCCGCGGCTACGGCTGGCAGGTTCCGGCCTACACGATGCCCGACAACGCCGCCGACGTCGCCGTGTTGCGCGTCGTGGTGCGGGAGGGGTTCTCGGCGAACCTGGCGCGGGCGCTGCGCGACGACCTGGTCGAGGTGCTGGCCAAGCTGGAAAAGGTCGGCGTCGGCGGCTTCTCCGACGAGGAGCATTTCGCTCACTGA
- a CDS encoding alpha/beta hydrolase, with product MPSEFAVPAVNIGADREVGHFRSAAAFERFLAVYRAGMAQLPPFTSHDVATTFGTVRAYRFGGPDRTPVLLLPGRNASAPMYAANLSPLLAHRTVYAVDLLGEAGLSVQRRRLTGAEDHAQWLDEAVSGLGLDRVHLLGVSIGGWTATNTAVHRPGRIASATLLDAVLTFDRLPIRTIVASAAMVLPRMPEALRRRALRWISGGADLEESEPVASLIAAGARDFVLRTPMPRQISDDQLRGLAVPVLAFIAGRSVMLDARRAAANARKLLPLGQIELWPQASHAVNGEYPDEIAARAALFWNEADARR from the coding sequence GTGCCTTCCGAGTTCGCGGTGCCCGCCGTCAACATCGGCGCTGACCGCGAGGTCGGCCACTTCCGCAGCGCGGCGGCGTTCGAGCGGTTCCTGGCCGTCTACCGGGCGGGGATGGCGCAACTGCCGCCGTTCACGTCCCACGACGTCGCGACGACGTTCGGCACCGTGCGCGCTTACCGATTCGGCGGGCCCGACCGCACCCCGGTGTTGTTGTTGCCGGGGCGCAACGCGTCCGCACCGATGTACGCCGCCAACCTTTCGCCGTTGCTCGCCCACCGCACCGTGTATGCCGTCGACCTGCTGGGCGAGGCGGGGCTCTCGGTGCAGCGACGGCGCCTCACCGGGGCCGAGGACCACGCGCAATGGCTCGATGAGGCCGTTTCCGGCCTCGGGCTGGATCGCGTTCACCTGCTCGGAGTGTCGATCGGAGGCTGGACGGCGACCAACACCGCGGTGCACCGCCCCGGCCGGATCGCGTCGGCGACCCTGCTGGATGCGGTGCTGACGTTCGACCGGCTGCCGATCAGGACGATCGTGGCCTCGGCGGCGATGGTGCTGCCGCGCATGCCCGAGGCGCTGCGCCGCCGGGCATTGCGCTGGATCTCCGGCGGTGCCGACCTCGAGGAGAGCGAGCCGGTGGCATCCCTGATTGCGGCGGGAGCGCGGGACTTCGTGCTGCGCACGCCGATGCCGCGCCAGATCTCCGACGACCAGCTGCGCGGACTGGCCGTCCCGGTGCTGGCCTTCATCGCCGGCCGCAGCGTGATGCTCGACGCGCGGCGTGCCGCTGCCAACGCCCGGAAGCTCTTGCCGTTGGGTCAGATCGAGCTGTGGCCGCAGGCCTCCCACGCCGTCAACGGTGAGTATCCCGATGAGATCGCGGCCCGCGCCGCGCTGTTCTGGAACGAGGCAGACGCGCGCCGGTGA
- a CDS encoding DUF3298 domain-containing protein: protein MKLPIAAALTVLGAVAVVPGAGIAIAEPGAPCDGFRPAGAAMTGVSPDQLGNWTVRYERVEGGNPAIAEAINGVIDAEARGQVATYEPSASKTTEWTLDVDGKIMKRPVTISTLFTGEYNSNLANMPFHGVATRVFDCRSGILIDWDNLFVDKMAGLTRLSEQTAKILPTVYAPPSNPGVWQFGSEIAPVDANYRYWVPTGEGIELHFPDWQFGRGLAVITVPWAQIRDLIAPEFQAITG, encoded by the coding sequence ATGAAGTTGCCGATTGCCGCCGCGCTCACGGTCCTGGGTGCGGTCGCCGTGGTTCCGGGCGCCGGGATCGCGATCGCCGAACCGGGCGCCCCGTGCGACGGTTTCCGCCCGGCCGGCGCCGCCATGACTGGAGTGAGTCCAGATCAGTTGGGCAACTGGACGGTTCGCTACGAACGGGTGGAGGGCGGGAACCCGGCGATCGCGGAGGCCATCAACGGGGTGATCGACGCGGAAGCCCGCGGCCAGGTGGCCACCTACGAACCGAGCGCCAGTAAGACCACGGAATGGACCCTGGATGTCGACGGCAAAATCATGAAGCGTCCGGTCACGATTTCGACGCTCTTCACCGGCGAATACAACTCCAATCTGGCGAATATGCCATTTCACGGCGTGGCGACCAGGGTGTTCGACTGCCGCAGCGGAATTCTAATCGACTGGGATAATCTATTTGTCGACAAAATGGCCGGGCTCACCCGGCTATCCGAGCAGACCGCCAAGATTCTGCCCACCGTGTACGCCCCGCCGTCGAACCCGGGGGTCTGGCAGTTCGGCAGCGAGATCGCCCCGGTCGACGCCAACTATCGCTACTGGGTTCCCACCGGCGAGGGAATCGAACTGCACTTTCCGGACTGGCAGTTCGGTCGGGGCCTGGCCGTGATCACCGTTCCGTGGGCACAGATCCGGGATCTGATTGCCCCGGAGTTCCAGGCGATCACCGGGTAG